A window of Rhododendron vialii isolate Sample 1 chromosome 11a, ASM3025357v1 genomic DNA:
GAGCGACTTCGGTCACCCAATTTGGCCATTTGGCCATCGCTTAAGTCCTCGCGACGACCATCAAAAAGCACATTCGAACCATCGGTCTCACCGAACTTACACCCAAATTGTGGCTTAAGCCTTGGCTCAATCTGAACAATTTGAAGTTTGGGCAAACATGTCCAAATTAATCCAACGGTTGATTTTACGATCGGTTACGCTCATCTTTGAACTGAGTAAAAACAACAACTCCACAGCTCAACATTTACTTAAAACTTTCTTACTTCAGCATAGGACTGGCAGTAGAGCCGAGCCCTAAACCGAAGTAGGGGCTATTACAAGTAAATAACAACCAACAAAGCATGCAAAAATCAAAGGCTCAAAGAAGCCTCAACAAACACATTCATACAAGTATGATcaaaatatttctaaggcatTGAAATATTTCTCAAGGCATCAAAACAAAAGCATGTATTTCCAAACTCCTAGCAGGGAGGCACGGCGTGATGATCGTTTGGTACCGCCCTCCCACAAACTATTATATTAAAAGCAAACCTGCCAACCGTTCAGCAAACTCCTACAGATCAACTATTATACCTGGCACGGCAAACTCCAAGTgttcggagccgtccagtccaaTATAAGTTCAAATATTCGAAAAGTTTAATGACTTAGAAGAAAAAAGGGGGTTAATTTAACTACAGCAACCAACCAATCCAGCTTCAGCGCCTGCAAAGGGTGTTTCTTCAACTTCAGTCAATCTCAACACGCGGCTCATCCTCGGCCACTTTGTCCTGGTTCTCCACCTCAGCAGCTATGTTCTGGTGCTCAGCGATTGCCCCATCGGtcatttcttcatcttctttatCCTCAGGTGGCAGCAGTTGGCACTCCTCCTCGGTATAGGGCAATTCAAGATCAAGAGTAATAGGCTCAGGAACATTCTTGAAGAAACCCTGTTCAGGCTCAATATTCATGAAATGCGCCATGGCCGTCACACCGACCTTGTACCCAATCCTGTAGAAGTCCGGCAGTCTAGCAGATAGTTCATCATTCACCATTTTATGTGCCACCCTGGTGTACTCCAACATACCGTTGGATACCAGCCTCATAAACTTTGAGATCGGCAGACTTCAACTTCTCCTTTTCCTCCTCCTTCATCTTCTCAACCTCAGTCTGGGCAGCATCTACCGCTATTTTCGCATCAGCCAGCTCCTTCTTTAGCTTCTGAACCTCGGCCCCTGAAGTCCTTGCCTGCTGATCCGAAGTTTTGGCCTTCTAACGGGCCGCGTCTCGGTCATTTTTATAGCACTCTCGCTCAGCCGCCACCTTCGTCGCCTTATCATATACCTTCAAAGCAGCCTACCTGGCCTAGCAAACCAAAAGTCAGAACCCGCCAAAAACTCAAAGGAAATGGAAATAaccaaggaaaaagaaatacaTGCACCAGATGAGAGCACATCTCGGTAAGGCCAAGCATGACCTCCGACGGCACTTGCTCAACATCCCTCGATAGGGCCAGACCTCTTATCAAGGAAATAGCAAGCCCAGGCTCAGCCTTGATAGAGTCACTCAAGAGGACGACCCTTCTGTCCGGTCCGGCGTAGGACGGGCTAAACTCCCGCTAAACGATCATCTCCGCAGAAGGCTCCCGAGTTTCCAAGTGAAGTTCGGGGACGTGGGCGCTCGGCGTTGGGGCACGGACATCTTCAGCTTGAACAAGCTGAGAGCTGCTCGGCGGAGCGGCATCTTGAGTGGTTTTTTGCCTCTTCTCCCTCTGAGAATCCGCGGGATCCCTAGACCGAGTCGGAGCAGACGATTTGGTAGGGATAACCGGTTGAGCGATGTTCCTCCTTGACATATcttgaaaaattgaaacaacGATTTGAAGTGGCACGTTGAAGCCCGGCAAAATCGGCTCCTCGACGTCGTTCGGCTTTGGAAGGCCGAACTAGAACTCAAATGTCTTTCTGAATGTCAGCAACCTCACCCTCGGCTGCTTTGGTCCTTTCTTGGCTCCCTGACTGTCTGAAGGAGCCTTTTTATGTTTCTTGCTTGGTTCGccctcctcctttttcttcttcctcaagACCCCTTTATACGATGGAATGTAGTCGAGTAAAGTGGGGGCGTCTCGGTAAGCTTAGGCCAGTAGGGTCTCACAATGCTCGGTGACGGAGTTGGTGTTTAAACCCTTCGAGATGGGACCAAGCGCTGCAAGAGATAAATAATGTCAAAATAAAAGGAGGAAAGTCATAATGCCAAAGGAAAACAGGATACATGAAGAGCAAAGCTACAAAAATTTCTCGTATCACTGATCTTCAGCATGGAGTGACGATTCCTCCCGTCGCCGAACTCATAGTTGCCATGGACCTCCAGGTAGAAGTCGGCCCACTTTTCGGTGTCTTGGAGGCTAATGATCAATGGGTCCATGTTTGGACGGGTTGTTAGGTACCTACGCCCGGTACGGCCATGCCGAGACATAGTGTATGTGTGAAACAAGTCGGCGACGGTGAAGACAAGATTCTGACTCTCTATGAGAGCGATGACCGACATAATAATCCTACAGTTGTTCATGGCCAACTGATGCGGGGCCAAGCTAAACCTATATAGTACCTCCCTAAGGAACGGATGAAGAGGGAACCGAAGCCCAGCCACGCAGATGGCCATCAGAGGCACGGTGATGTGCTCAGGGTGGTCCTCTGCTTTGTCCTTAATCTCACTGCTTTTGACGCGAGTGAGTACCATGTCGACAGGGATATGTACCTATGGCAAAATTCCTCGTACTCCCCTGGCTCGCCGCTAAAGAAGTGGGCGTGAGGGCACAGCGGCCCTTATCAAAAAGATCGGCGTCGCTCGACGTAGAGGTAGAGGCCTCCGCGCCAGACCATCTCTGTCTTTTCTTCAACCTTTGCCATGTGTTCTTAAACGATCACCACGCTCTCGACAGACTGAAGAAACTGCCAAGTATCATTTACTCACACAACTTTTTCAACCTCTCGGGACAagtaagaatttttcaaaaatagggCGTAAACAACGACATCAGGCACATTGTCTGATTGGATTCGGCCTAGTGCACAATCCACATGGAAATCATACGATGCACATGAAATTTATATGCCTCCAATAAGTGTGAATACCTATGTATCCGAATCTGTTTATCGTCATTTGTGGCCGTAAGTATTATACAAATTTGGTTTATTAGTTCATCCCCACTAAAATATTTCGAGTTTCTTTCCTCGCAAAGTAGCCTCTTTGTCTTTGCCAGAGGGGAATACTTTTCTAGTCGCGGTCAAGACAGTCCACACGCTCTTTTTGCATCTCAACTGATCCCTCCCTCAAAAACTGACcctgccctctctctctctctctctctctctctctctctctctctctctctctctctctctctcctcagaaAACATGAGCAGCTAGCTGGTGGGACGGATTCCGTGTGAGGGATTTTCGAGCTGTGAATGAAAAGGCCATTTTCTTGCCTCATCCCCTACCTATATATACCCCTTTTTGTTCACTTCTTTTCTTCACACAAAACACTAACCCCACACTCTCTCACTCTACTCCTGCTACTGGCAAAATATGGATTCCACCACCATATTTTGCTTATTATTCTCTTCaattctcttcctctccctcctcaAGTCCCTCGCCTCCGGCAGCCAGAAACTGCCTCTTCCGCCGGGCTCGTTGGGGTGGCCCTACATCGGCGAAACCTTCGAACTATACTCCCAAAACCCAAATGTCTTCTTTGCTTCCAAAGTTAGAAAGTTAGTACTCATTCCTcattctttactttttctccTTATATAGCTATCTAAATcctacacaaaaaataaaaatttaggaaTTAGATTCATTCAGGGTACGACCCACGCCAAATCACACCAGAGTTGGATTTAATTTGAATGCTTTTCGGAACAAGTTTTCGAGTCGATAGCTTTTGTGAAATCCTAAATTCTCTTTCTTGTACTTAAAACAAAGATGGGTGGTTCTTGTTTTTGGCAGGTTTGGGTCTATATTCAAGACTCGCATACTGGGTTGTCGTTGTGTGATGATATCAAGCCCGGAGGCGGTGAAGCAAGTGCTCGTCACGAGGGCTCATCTCTTCAAGCCCACATTTCCGACCAGCAAAGAGAGAATTCTCGGAAAACAAGCCATTTTCTTTCACCAGGGAGAGTACCACGCCAAATTGAGGAGGCTTGTGCTCAGAGCGTTCGCGCCCGAGTCGATCAAAAACATCGTTTCTGACATCGAATCAGTTGCCGTTGAGTCCTTGAAATCGTGGGAAGGCCAGTTGATCAACACTTTTCAAGAGATGCAAAAAGTAAGTCTCTGCGAAAAATCTTCATCGACCAAAACAGAGCTCCTCtgtttttcctctttccttcCTACTCTGTTTCTCATTGAAATCAGAGCAAAGAAGAACTcctctgtttctttttctttttcttttttacagtTCTTCTCTTCCCCTGTTTCTATCGGATGCACAAGGGTCCCACACGGTAAACATGGGTCCACACCCATCAAACGGTTTCGGGACACATCTATATCTGAATCTGTGCACGGACATCTTGTCCGCTGAAGTTATTAGCTAAAGTTTGAGAAAGTTCACTGAAGGCAAAGCTAATGCGACAGATTTTTTTCAGCTTATTTTCTCgtttctaaactttttttcaactttgattcatatttttcctctttttctatTCATCGAAAtaaacgcaaaactaacaaaagtcaCAAAAAGACAAAAGTTGATTGAATTGATCGATTTTCCGCTTTGTTGCAGTACACATTCAACGTTGCATTATTTTCCATATTTGGAAAGGACGAGGTCCTCTACAGAGAAGATCTCAAGAGATGCTACAACATTCTtgaaaaagggtacaattccatGCCTATTAATCTTCCTGGAACACGCTTCCACAAATCCATGAAAGCCCGGAAGGAACTAGCTCGAATCTTGGCCGATATCCTCTCCATTAGGCGGCAAATGAAGCACAACCAAGCCGATTTACTCGGATCTTTCATGGGTGATAAAGAAGGACTCACCGACGAACAAGTAGCCGATAACATCATCGGTCTCATATTTGCTGCCAGAGACACCACCGCAAGCGTCCTGACGTGGATCGTTAAGT
This region includes:
- the LOC131307672 gene encoding abscisic acid 8'-hydroxylase CYP707A2-like, encoding MDSTTIFCLLFSSILFLSLLKSLASGSQKLPLPPGSLGWPYIGETFELYSQNPNVFFASKVRKFGSIFKTRILGCRCVMISSPEAVKQVLVTRAHLFKPTFPTSKERILGKQAIFFHQGEYHAKLRRLVLRAFAPESIKNIVSDIESVAVESLKSWEGQLINTFQEMQKYTFNVALFSIFGKDEVLYREDLKRCYNILEKGYNSMPINLPGTRFHKSMKARKELARILADILSIRRQMKHNQADLLGSFMGDKEGLTDEQVADNIIGLIFAARDTTASVLTWIVKYLAENPCVLQAVTEEQEAIRRENCGGDKVLTWADTKKTPVTSRVIQETLRVASILSFTFREAVEDVEFEGYLIPKGWKVLPLFRNIHHSPNHFSQPEKFDPSRFEVAPKPNTFLPFGNGTHSCPGNELAKLEILIFIHHMTTKYRWSVVGPQNGIQYGPFALPHNGLPIRMSLKR